The sequence GCTTCTGCTTCTCGTTTTCTCACAAAGGGGCCAAAATAGTAAGTGCATTTGGGAGATTCGGTTTTAATCTCGACCCACCAGGCTTGACCCAAAAAATCTAGGATTGATAGGATGAATTCTTCCATGTTTATGACGCGATTGAGTCGGTCTCAAATAATTCTACCGTATTTAATCTTGGGAGTTTCTATTAATTTTTACTAGACCCCTCAGAAAGATTTAAGGTTTTTTTCTGGCGACGATGAGACACTTCATACAGCGCGATCGCGCTAGCAATATGAGCATTCAAACTTTCAGTTTTTCCGAATAACGGAATTGTCACCAACTCATCACAGTGACGTTGCGTTAACAGATTTAATCCTTGGGCTTCTCCACCGACAACCAAAACCACCGAGTGATCAAAACTCACTTGAGAAATCAATTGACCCTCTTCTGCAACCGTCCCATAGACCCAAAACCCAGCTTTTTTTAATTCTTCCAACCCCCGAGAAAAGTTCACCACTCGCGCCACAGGGAGATATTCTAACGCCCCCGCAGCCACTTTCATCACCGTGGAGGTAATCCCTGCTGCTCGCCGTTGTGGAATCACAATTCCCTGTGCGCCCAGAGCTTCAGCACTGCGAATAATTGACCCTAAGTTATGGGGATCAGTAATCCCTTCTGCTGCGATGATGATCGGTTTATCGGTCACTGCTTGGGCTTTTTCGATCAACTCTGCTAATTCCCAATAGGGATAAGGCGCGACTTGGGCTGCAACGCCTTGATGATTTGCGCCATGGGTAATCTGATTTAAACGTTCAACCCCCACTTCATCAATAATACTGCCTTGTTTCTTTGCCGTTTGTAACAAAGGGTTAAACGTTGAATTATAACGCAGTCTGGGTGTAATCCAAATCCGATTCAGTTGACGATGACCTTCTAATGCAGCTTGGACAGTATGACGACCATAAATCAAATCATCATTTTCCGTATTTTCCGTTGTTTTTTCTTCGGGTTGAGGCGTTGTCGGTTGTTTAATTTTAGGACGACGAGAAACAGGGAAAGGCTTTTTCCCCTTCGGTTTTGGTTTTCCTTTCCGAGGTTTTTCACTCATATCAATATGATGGGATGATGATAGGTTGTAGCTGATTAACTGTTATCAGAAGATTGCCTCTCTTGTAACGATAACAGGAGGGATTGCAAACGATCGCGATCGCGCAGAAAAAGATATCCGATCAGGGTTTCTAAACTGGTTGCTTGTTGATAAATCTTAGCAGAGAGCCGACGGGGACGTTTGGTCGCTGCATTCCGTCCTCGCTTGACAATTTGAAGTTCGGATTCCGTTAAATTAGGGAGTAAAGCCTCTAATTGTTGCGCTTGATTTTCGGCTCGTACTTCGGAAACTACCAATTGATGATAGTCAGAAATATTTTTTTGTGGCAATAAATAATATAAACGAACATAAAGCTCATAAACAGCATCACCAATATAAGCCAATCCTGCTGGTGAAATCTGTTCAAGCGGGGGTAGATTGTGCAGTCCCCCCACTACGGAAAAGAATTCCACTTCGGAATCAAAATAATTGGTTTGATGAGTTTGCGGTGTCAAATTTGTCCTGAGGTTAAATGAATGACAAGGAATGCAAAGTTAACTAACTTACTTTAAAGACTCCAAAGCAGCCTCTAGACTCGGTTGTAAAGAAAGGAATTTTTCTAAAATGACAAGGAATGCAAAGTTAACTAACTTACTTTAAAGACTCCAAAGCAGCCTCTAGACTCGGTTGTAAAGAAAGGAATTTTTCTAAACGGACGAGTTTCACCGTTTGCGTCACCCGTGCATTGGTTACAATTTGTAAACCTCCTCCTTCATTTTGAGCTTTTTTGACAAGTTGGACTAACGCGCCCAAGCCAGAACTATCGACAAAATCAATCTGGGAGAGCACCAAAATAATATTTTTCGGCCCTTCTTCAATATACTTCCCAATGACTTTCGCAAATGTTGGTTCGGAAAACGCATCAAGCAAGCCAGTTAAACGAAAAATCTGGCAATTGTCTTGAATTTCCCGCGTTCCGCGCAAACTAACGGTTAAGTTGAGTGGTTCAGGAATAATACCCTCCTTTGTGCTTAACAAATAATGAGCGATAACGACAATATACAGGAAAAGTTAGCTCTCAGAACTAACCTTTAACAGATAGTGTATATTAGCATATTTTTCCCGTTTAATCCTCTCACCCTAGCGTTTTTTAGAAAGAGGCTACTTTTTCCGATGTTCCCGCATGGAGGCGACAAATTGAGCAAATAAATAATCCGCATCATGAGGACCTGGACTGGCTTCAGGATGATATTGGACGGAAAAAATGGGTAAGGTTTTATGGCGTAACCCAGCAACCGTGCGGTCATTCAAATTGAGATGGGTAATTTCAACATCGGCTTGTAATGACTCCTCAGTTACCGCAAAACCATGATTTTGGCTAGTAATTTCTACCTTTTGCTGTAAGCCTGCAGGTTGGTTGAGTCCGCGATGTCCAAACTTCAGTTTAAAGGTTTCTGCACCCAGAGACAGTCCAAGAATTTGATGTCCCATACAAATCCCAAACATGGGTTTTCCGCCTTTGAGGAGGGCTTTAGTGGTTTCGATTCCTTCTGTTACCGTTGCGGGGTCTCCAGGACCATTGGAGAGGAAAATCCCATCAGGATGATACTGCTCGATCGTTTCTGGGGGAGTATTTGCAGGAACAACAATCACACGACAGCCATAACTCGCCAGACGGCGCAAAATGTTCCGTTTAATGCCAAAATCAATGGCGACCACCGTTAAAGGGGTGGAATCCTCTGCTTGCATGACAGGGCGAAATTCCCAACTTTCCACAGTGGGATCAGACCATTCATAAACATCTTTCGTGGTTACTTCATTAACCAGGTTTAAACCCAACATCGAGGGGGCTGCTTTCACTTGGGCTAAAAGTTCTTGTTCATCGAGAATTTCACTGGAAATTGCGCCATTCATTGCGCCAGAGGAGCGTAAAATGCGGGTGAGGGCGCGGGTGTCGATACCATAAATACCAGGGATGTTATGTTCGGTGAGATAGTTGGGAACAGAGGTGCGCGATCGCCAATTACTGGGAAAATAACAGACATTTCGCGCAATTACTCCTCGCACTTGTGGGGAATCCGACTCTTCATCCTCAGGATTGACCCCTGTGTTTCCGAGTTCGGGATAGGTAAAGGTAATAATTTGTCCGCGATAGCTGGGATCGGTTAAAACTTCCTGATAGCCTGTCATTCCCGTATTAAATACCACTTCCCCGACTGTAGTTCCTTTTGCACCAAAAGATTTCCCTCGAAACACGGTTCCGTCTTCTAATACCAATAACGCTGGTTCTACCTGATGATTGATCATTCGTTCGTTAATTTTTCCTTATTCTTAAGATCCCTTTTAGAATTTTAAGATAGAAACAGTCGATCCGAAATCTAGGGGGAAACTGGGATGAGTTTAACGATCGCGAAGTGGACAATTGATGATTATCAACGGATGATTGAAGTGGGCTTACTCGATGATCGCCGAGTTGAACTTCTAAATGGAGAAATTGTTGAAATGTCCCCAGAAGGTGAACCTCATGCGTATTACCGAATGGAAACGAAAGATTACTTAACTCGACTTTTAGGAAATCAAGCAACTATTCGAGAAGCAAAACCGATTACCATTCCCAGTAGTGATTCTCAACCTGAACCCGATTTAGCGATTGTTGAACCTTTAGGGCGAGAATATCTACAACATCATCCCTATCCTGAAAATATCTTTTGGTTGATTGAGTTTTCTAACAGCAGCTTAGAAAAAGACCTCACCGTCAAACGGAAAACTTACGCTGCTGCTGGTATTCAAGAATATTGGGTCAGAGATTTAAAACAAGAAACGTTAAAAGTATTTCGCGAACCGATCGCTGCGGATTATACGGTTGAGATAACTTTAACCACAGGAACAATTAATCCTGTTTCCTTTCCCGACGTGGTTATTTCTGTGGAACGCTTATTTGATTAAAGATTTAAGTCTCATTTTTTCGATGAGAAAAATCGATCCGAAATCTAGGAGGAAATGGAGATGAGTTTAACGATCGCGAAGTGGACAATTGATGATTATGAACGGATGATTGAAGTGGGCTTACTTGATGATCGCCGAGTTGAACTTCTAAATGGAGAAATTGTTGAAATGTCCCCAGAGGGAAAACCTCATGCCTATTATTGCACTGCAACCAAAGATTATTTAACCCACCCCTTGAGAGGTCAAGCAGTGATCCGAGAAGCTGCACCGATTACCATTCCCAGTAGTGATTCTCAACCTGAACCCGATTTAGCGATTGTTGAACCTTTAGGGCGAGAATATCTACAACATCATCCCTATCCTGAAAATATCTTTTGGTTGATCGAGTTTTCTAACAGCAGCTTAGAAAAAGACCTCACCGTCAAACGGAAAACTTATGCTGCTGCTGGTATTCAAGAATATTGGGTCAGAGATTTAAAACAAGAAACGTTAAAAGTATTTCGCGAACCGATCGCTGCGGATTATACGGTTGAGATAACTTTAACCACAGGAACAATTAATCCTGTTTCCTTTCCCGACGTAGTTATTTCTGTGGAACGCTTACTCCATTAACTGTAAAACGCCTAATCCTAGTTCTTCTGGGGAGAGGGCTTTCGCTTCAAAAAGTGCCATCATATCTCGCAGTTGCGGTTGTCCCCGAGAAGCTCCCTTGAAACCTCTGGCAATGAGTAACCCACAATATCCTTGCGTCTGTTGACAGCGTTTTTCCCACTGTTGTCGCGCCTTGAGATGCGTGGGATCATCCTCATCAAATTCTCCAAATAAGTAGAGTTCACCATTACCCGTTTGGACAATTCCCAAATCATACAGGGTATCGGTAATGGGGTCTTCTCCTGTATTAAAACCAATCCCATGAAGTCCGCCAGAGTGCTGAATGTGCTCAATCATTTCCTTCGCTTTCGGACGAGAGGTTTGAATCAAAATGATCGGCATTCCTTCCCCTTTTTCAGAAACCCCCAAAGACTGATAAAGCTGTTTCTCGTTGTTTCGCATTTCTGTAATCATCTCCCAGGACATCATACCAATACTCAGAAACGAGTCTTGGGGCACTAAATCTTCTTTAATGGGAGATGAAAATTCCAATTCTTCAAGGTCGTTTAAGGCTTCTCCTTCCTCCAACTCCAATAAATCAATCAATTCAGTTTCGAGCTCTGGGCTGGTTGCAACTGTCACCGCAACGGATGTGGGCTTTTTGATCGTTTTTGGTAGTTGAATTTGGTAGTGATTTTCAATTTCCCGTTCAAACTCATTTTCGAGTTGGGATTGGTTGGTTTGGATAAACCGTTGCAAGGCTTTCAAAGCAACATAGACCACTGCTGCTTCATCTTCTCCGAAGTAAGGACGTAAACCTTCATAGGGGTTAACACTACCAAAATGAGGCTCGGGTTGGATGTTACTGAGATCGTCTGTGTCTTCTGCTTCTTCAGGGAGGTCGTAGTTGAGAAACCAACAATCTTGTTGCAAGAAAGCGGTTTCCAGGTCTTCCATTGATTCCCCTTCAAACATTTGGGAGCGAAAGGTTTTCAGAGATTCAAAGGAGCGATAGAGTAAAATTCCATACTCAGCCCCCAACATTCCCATCACAGAAAGATAAAGGGGGTCGATGTCCCAATCTGGAAATTCAACCGTGATAATTTCACTATCATCTAAAACGTCCCAAGGTGGATTATTCCAGATTTCTTGAGCCGTTTTGAGCAAGGGTTGGGCATACTCCTCTGGTAGTAGTGGCGGACGATCATCACTGGTTTCTGCTAAACCTTGAAACAGAGCTTCAATCAGGGGCAGATCAGATGCGTACTCAATTTTAATGTTTAATTCTTGTAGGACTCCTCTGAGGAAAAATTGGATCTCGCGATCGCGCACCACCACTTTTTGCGGACGACAGGCTTTCCCATAGCCTTGGGGGACTTCCATCGCCCGTAACAGGGTGCGAACCACAGCTTCCATTCCTGCTTGCGGAGACACCATTTCCATCCCCCGCACCATTCCTTCTGCACTATCTACCCAAATCACGCAGTCTTTATGATGTTCTCTTGCGTCTTCTTCTTCGCCGTGAAATGGATGTAAGTTTCTCCGATCTCCCTCCCAAACAGCATTACTTTGAGGGAGTTTCAGTAAACGGCGGATCGTTGTTGAGTGGAGAGTAGCCATAGAAAGAGCAGGTTGAACTGTGATTATTCTATCACTGACGAGAGGCTGTCATGGATTGCTCATTAATAAAACCACGGCATAACTAGAAATCGCTTCTTCTCGTCCTACTGCGTCCATTTTTTCATTGGTGGTTGCTTTGATGCTCACTTGGTCTAAATTAATTTCTAAAGTTTGCGCCACGCGATCGCGCATGGCTTTTAAATGGGGTTTCAATTTGGGTTTCTCGGCAACCACAACCGCATCAATATTGCCCACTGACCAGCCTTGATCTCTCATTACCCCTTTTACCTCCTTCAACAGTTCAATACTATCTGCATTCGCCCATTTTGGGTCAGAGGGCGGAAAATAATGACCAATGTCTCCTAAACTTAATGCCCCTAACATTGCATCCATGATCGCATGAGTCAGCACATCCGCATCACTATGTCCCACTAAGCCAAGGTGATGGTCAATCTTCACACCACCGATCATTAAAGGACGACCTTCTCCCAGTTGATGAATGTCGTAACCGTTGCCCACTCTAATGTTCATCTGCATTTGTTCCCTTGCTGTTTCTCTTCCATTATCTCTGTTTTGCAGAAATTAGAAAAATTTGTGCTCAAATGTTTGACAAAGCCAAAAATAATCGCTACTATAGTATTCGCGCTGTAGGGGACTGTAGTTCAACCGGTTAGAGCACTGCCCTGTCACGGCAGAAGTTGCGGGTTCGAATCCCGTCAGTCCCGCTCTTGACATTCAGGTCTTCTTTTTCCTATGAAGGGAGACTTCCGAGAGCGAAAAGCGCGTCTTTTTTAGGACAACAGCGCCTCATTAAATCAATCATAGGATTTCTACAGCAAGGGACTGTAGTTCAACCGGTTAGAGCACTGCCCTGTCACGGCAGAAGTTGCGGGTTCGAATCCCGTCAGTCCCGTTGATTTAGTCATTCGTTATTGGTCATTTGTCATTAGAAAACTGGGGGTAGGGTGGGCATTGCCCACCCTACTACTTATGTGTTGCGGGCTATTGTTAGCAATTGTCAGCATAAATGTATCGGTACACGAGTGATTGGTTATCAGTGACCAGTTACCAAAGAACAAAGAACGAAGAACAAAAATTTAGATGTACCTCATGAGAGTGAAAACTGCTATATCAATAGATTCAGCACCCCCATCATTTTACTTCAGCCGTCCCGATCGCCAAATACTGATTAACAGCCAAAAGCCAATAAAACTGGCAGCAGCAAACAAAATATTGCTAATCAGAGAAAGTTGAGGGGTTTGGGCATTAGAAGAAATAATTGCAGCCCCCATAATCAAAGAGCCAACAATAATACTAAATGATAGACGATTCGCTGAGTCATCTAAACTTCTCCGTAAGGGATCTAATTCTTTAATTTTGAAATTCCAACTGAGAGTTTCTGAGGTGACGCGATCTAATAATAATTCGAGTTGGCGCGGTCCCTGTAGGGATAAACTTTTTAAGTCTAGGGTTGTTCTTAAAAGCGTCGGAATCGGATTATTTCCTAAGATTTGATTACGAAATAAATCCGTCATTAACGGTCGGACTTCATAAAGTAAATTCACATCAGGATTAAAGCCTCTGGCGACCCCTTCTAAGTTCGCTAAACTTTTCGCATACAACCCCATGTTACTGGGAAGTTTAACATTATTATTTCGAGAAACTTCTAAAATTTCATAGAACACTTCACTAAAATTAATTTGGGAAATACTGAGATTATAATATTTTCGCAGCATCCGATCATAGTCATTTTCGAGGTTGATTAACTGGACAGAATTAGCAGTTTCTGATAATTCGAGAGTGAGTTGGCTACAGCGTTGGGCATCAATATCCACAATCGCCAACAACATCTCTGTTAAAATTTGTTGTGTCCGTGGATCTAATCTACCAATCATCCCACAATCAATTAACGCGAGTCGTCCATCATCAAGGTAGAAAACATTTCCAGGATGGGGATCAGCGTGAAAGAAACCATCAATATAAATCTGTTGGAAAAAGACTCGAAAGAGAAGTGTTGTTATTTCTTGACGACGTTTTTCTTCCTGTACTTTTGGCAATTCAGCCTTTAAAATGGGAGCACCATCAAGCCACTCCATCACCATTAATTTTTCGGTGGTAATGTCCCAATTAATTGCGGGAACAACCACTTGTTTCGCATCAAACCAAGTGCTATTTTCTAGGTTACGGCGCAGTTGATCGGTATAGCCCGCTTCTTTGGTAAAATCAAGTTCAGCACGCAGAGCGTTTGTAAATTCTTCCGCTAAGGCAACTACATCATAGTCTTCCCCAAAATCGGTACGGGCGACTAATTCTGCAATTCCTTTAATCAGAGAAATATCTTGTTCGACAACCGTATCAATGCCTGGGCGTTGAACTTTAACTGCAACTTCCTGTCCATTAGCGAGGGTCGCCCGATGAGTTTGCGCGATCGAGCCAGCAGCAACCGGTTCTTTGTTAAACTCAGAAAAAATTTGATCCACTGGGGCTTTTAATTGTTCCCGTAACAGGGTTTCGATATTCACCCAAGGAACAGGGGGAACGTTTGCTTGTAGAGCCGTGAGGGCTTCAATATAATCAGGGGGGATAATATCGGGACGAGTGCTCAGTAGCTGTCCAAATTTGACATAAACCGGTCCTAAATCGACTAGAATGTTGCGAAGAACAGTTGGCGTTGGGAGTTCAGGGGCTTCTGCTTTCCCAACTGTAAGCAAGCGACGCATATAGTCCCAACCGTTGCGGAAAACAACTTCTAAAATTTCTCGTTGGCGACTGGTGTTTTGGGTAAGGAAGACCACAGGTTCTCTCTCGTACAATACAAACGATGTTACTCTCCCACTTATAACAGTTTGTCAGCGTGATTGTCTGCTTTGAGAGTTTTGAGAGTGGTTTGATCAAGATTTTAGTTCGTCTGTTCTAGCAAAAATGATGAAGCATAAGTTTTAGACGTTTTCTCGTTTGATTGCCAAAATTTTAGGATTTGTGGCGCAACAACAGAGGGATAAAAATAATGGAAAAAATGATGTCCATAGGGGATTAACCAGACCTGATCTTGTCCTGACTGAAAGTAGCAATTCCAGCTTTTAATCGCAGTCGGTGACACGACTAAATCATCTTCACTCCCACACACGAATAACGGAACATCAACCCCACCTTTTTCACCATTAATTTGTTGATAGAGAGAATGAGGAGAAGGAGACGACAATAAATCTCGTCGTAACACTTCTAATAAATAACGAGTCATGGTTTTATTTTGGTCTCCAAATAAGTTATAGACCATCTGCTCTAAAATAATATGCTTGGGACAGCGTAAGTGTTTATATAAACTGTAGTAATACGCCTGCCAATCTAAAGCAGGGTCAACCCCGACACTTAATAAGGTTAAAGATTGAACTTTTGCAGGAAAGCGACGACTATAGAGTAATCCTAACCAACCTCCTAAGCCATGTCCAATCAGATGAATCGGTTGGGATACAGTTTCTAAATAGTCCTGTAGAGACTCGAAAGCATTCTCTAAACAAGACCCCTCATCTTGGTTTTGTAAATATTCCCAATGGGCAATTGATCCCAATTGAGAAAGAGAATTTAATAAAGGAGAATGAAAGGGATGAAACATCGGATTAGGCGTGAGCCAAACGGCAATTGGTTCTTGTAACATCATTAATTATTTTTCCTAGATATGTGTTAGATATTTGCCTGATAAAAGTTGTTTTTGGAACAACTTAAACAAGATGCTTTGCTTTCTGATTTCGGTTCAAAGTCTCGGCAGCCAATTGCTGACTCAGTTCCCGCTTGATAGGGATTAACTGTACATTTTAAGCGATAGTCATTAGTAAAAAATGCACAACGGCTACAAGGAATTTGGTGTAAAGTCTTGAGATTATTTTTTCCTTTAATAGCGATTCGACAAGCACTCCACACTGATAACAAAATGAAGCCCCAAGTCAAGCAGAAGCAAATTATTTGTAAAACCATAGTCTCTCTTTTCAATCCTTGCGCGATCGACTCAATTAAAGGTAGTGAAAGGCTGACAAAAGATTCAAAACGTAGGTTGGGTTAAGGTTACGAAACCCAACACCAGCAAGGGTCTTGTTGGATTACTTTGACCGTTGGTCAAGAAATATTGGTAGGGTGGGCAATGCCCACCCTACAATGCAGCTTTAAAGATCAAACTCGCCTTTTAATTGCTTAACCCAAGCACTAATTCTTTCATCAGTTAAATCAGCTTGATTATCTTCATCTAGTGCTAAACCAACAAACTTGCCATTTCTCAAGGCTTGCGATTCATTAAAATCATAGCCATCTGTTGACCAGTAACCAACAGTTTTTCCGCCTAATTCTGAGATTTTACTTTCTAAAATGCCCATCGCATCTTGAAAGTTATCCGCATATCCTTCTTGGTCACCAGCGCCGAAGTAAGCAACTTTTTTTCCACTAAAATCAATTTCGTCTAAGTCAGGATAGAATCCTTCCCAATCACTCTGTAACTGACC comes from Halothece sp. PCC 7418 and encodes:
- the fldA gene encoding flavodoxin FldA — encoded protein: MAKIGLFFGSTTGNTQDIAERIQAEFGGDDVVTLHEISEVEEDEFADYENIIIASPTWDIGQLQSDWEGFYPDLDEIDFSGKKVAYFGAGDQEGYADNFQDAMGILESKISELGGKTVGYWSTDGYDFNESQALRNGKFVGLALDEDNQADLTDERISAWVKQLKGEFDL
- the rlmB gene encoding 23S rRNA (guanosine(2251)-2'-O)-methyltransferase RlmB encodes the protein MSEKPRKGKPKPKGKKPFPVSRRPKIKQPTTPQPEEKTTENTENDDLIYGRHTVQAALEGHRQLNRIWITPRLRYNSTFNPLLQTAKKQGSIIDEVGVERLNQITHGANHQGVAAQVAPYPYWELAELIEKAQAVTDKPIIIAAEGITDPHNLGSIIRSAEALGAQGIVIPQRRAAGITSTVMKVAAGALEYLPVARVVNFSRGLEELKKAGFWVYGTVAEEGQLISQVSFDHSVVLVVGGEAQGLNLLTQRHCDELVTIPLFGKTESLNAHIASAIALYEVSHRRQKKTLNLSEGSSKN
- a CDS encoding Uma2 family endonuclease, which produces MSLTIAKWTIDDYQRMIEVGLLDDRRVELLNGEIVEMSPEGEPHAYYRMETKDYLTRLLGNQATIREAKPITIPSSDSQPEPDLAIVEPLGREYLQHHPYPENIFWLIEFSNSSLEKDLTVKRKTYAAAGIQEYWVRDLKQETLKVFREPIAADYTVEITLTTGTINPVSFPDVVISVERLFD
- a CDS encoding DUF6930 domain-containing protein → MATLHSTTIRRLLKLPQSNAVWEGDRRNLHPFHGEEEDAREHHKDCVIWVDSAEGMVRGMEMVSPQAGMEAVVRTLLRAMEVPQGYGKACRPQKVVVRDREIQFFLRGVLQELNIKIEYASDLPLIEALFQGLAETSDDRPPLLPEEYAQPLLKTAQEIWNNPPWDVLDDSEIITVEFPDWDIDPLYLSVMGMLGAEYGILLYRSFESLKTFRSQMFEGESMEDLETAFLQQDCWFLNYDLPEEAEDTDDLSNIQPEPHFGSVNPYEGLRPYFGEDEAAVVYVALKALQRFIQTNQSQLENEFEREIENHYQIQLPKTIKKPTSVAVTVATSPELETELIDLLELEEGEALNDLEELEFSSPIKEDLVPQDSFLSIGMMSWEMITEMRNNEKQLYQSLGVSEKGEGMPIILIQTSRPKAKEMIEHIQHSGGLHGIGFNTGEDPITDTLYDLGIVQTGNGELYLFGEFDEDDPTHLKARQQWEKRCQQTQGYCGLLIARGFKGASRGQPQLRDMMALFEAKALSPEELGLGVLQLME
- a CDS encoding Uma2 family endonuclease, with the translated sequence MSLTIAKWTIDDYERMIEVGLLDDRRVELLNGEIVEMSPEGKPHAYYCTATKDYLTHPLRGQAVIREAAPITIPSSDSQPEPDLAIVEPLGREYLQHHPYPENIFWLIEFSNSSLEKDLTVKRKTYAAAGIQEYWVRDLKQETLKVFREPIAADYTVEITLTTGTINPVSFPDVVISVERLLH
- a CDS encoding Mini-ribonuclease 3, which produces MTPQTHQTNYFDSEVEFFSVVGGLHNLPPLEQISPAGLAYIGDAVYELYVRLYYLLPQKNISDYHQLVVSEVRAENQAQQLEALLPNLTESELQIVKRGRNAATKRPRRLSAKIYQQATSLETLIGYLFLRDRDRLQSLLLSLQERQSSDNS
- the ispF gene encoding 2-C-methyl-D-erythritol 2,4-cyclodiphosphate synthase, which produces MNIRVGNGYDIHQLGEGRPLMIGGVKIDHHLGLVGHSDADVLTHAIMDAMLGALSLGDIGHYFPPSDPKWANADSIELLKEVKGVMRDQGWSVGNIDAVVVAEKPKLKPHLKAMRDRVAQTLEINLDQVSIKATTNEKMDAVGREEAISSYAVVLLMSNP
- a CDS encoding STAS domain-containing protein, producing MLSTKEGIIPEPLNLTVSLRGTREIQDNCQIFRLTGLLDAFSEPTFAKVIGKYIEEGPKNIILVLSQIDFVDSSGLGALVQLVKKAQNEGGGLQIVTNARVTQTVKLVRLEKFLSLQPSLEAALESLK
- the carA gene encoding glutamine-hydrolyzing carbamoyl-phosphate synthase small subunit, which gives rise to MINHQVEPALLVLEDGTVFRGKSFGAKGTTVGEVVFNTGMTGYQEVLTDPSYRGQIITFTYPELGNTGVNPEDEESDSPQVRGVIARNVCYFPSNWRSRTSVPNYLTEHNIPGIYGIDTRALTRILRSSGAMNGAISSEILDEQELLAQVKAAPSMLGLNLVNEVTTKDVYEWSDPTVESWEFRPVMQAEDSTPLTVVAIDFGIKRNILRRLASYGCRVIVVPANTPPETIEQYHPDGIFLSNGPGDPATVTEGIETTKALLKGGKPMFGICMGHQILGLSLGAETFKLKFGHRGLNQPAGLQQKVEITSQNHGFAVTEESLQADVEITHLNLNDRTVAGLRHKTLPIFSVQYHPEASPGPHDADYLFAQFVASMREHRKK
- a CDS encoding AarF/ABC1/UbiB kinase family protein; this encodes MVFLTQNTSRQREILEVVFRNGWDYMRRLLTVGKAEAPELPTPTVLRNILVDLGPVYVKFGQLLSTRPDIIPPDYIEALTALQANVPPVPWVNIETLLREQLKAPVDQIFSEFNKEPVAAGSIAQTHRATLANGQEVAVKVQRPGIDTVVEQDISLIKGIAELVARTDFGEDYDVVALAEEFTNALRAELDFTKEAGYTDQLRRNLENSTWFDAKQVVVPAINWDITTEKLMVMEWLDGAPILKAELPKVQEEKRRQEITTLLFRVFFQQIYIDGFFHADPHPGNVFYLDDGRLALIDCGMIGRLDPRTQQILTEMLLAIVDIDAQRCSQLTLELSETANSVQLINLENDYDRMLRKYYNLSISQINFSEVFYEILEVSRNNNVKLPSNMGLYAKSLANLEGVARGFNPDVNLLYEVRPLMTDLFRNQILGNNPIPTLLRTTLDLKSLSLQGPRQLELLLDRVTSETLSWNFKIKELDPLRRSLDDSANRLSFSIIVGSLIMGAAIISSNAQTPQLSLISNILFAAASFIGFWLLISIWRSGRLK